In the Triticum aestivum cultivar Chinese Spring chromosome 2B, IWGSC CS RefSeq v2.1, whole genome shotgun sequence genome, TGAGCACTTTTCCTCACAGTCTTGAAGAGAACTTTGCTGTTCATAAAGAGATATATATCCATGGTTCTTTTGGATGCATGTAGACCTACATAACCAGGATGCGAGGGGAAAAAGAGTTCCTCGTTAAAAACAGCCTGGTCCCATGATTTGGGTTCACGAGAAAGGCGACCAGCTACCCTATCCAAGAGCTCAATTGAAGGGATTGTTGGCCTTATGAAGAAAAATCCAGAATTAAAAACCCATATGCGCATCGTGTGTGCGTATCTTGCCCAGCCCATTGAAGGCTCATCAAACACATCATTGAAACCATAGGCTGTCATATTGTCATGGCCATCACTCATGGACTCTATATCAGAATCTCTGTAAAGATGATCAAAGGGATTTTGGAAGAACATGATATCAATATCGGAGAGGAGAACACTGTACCCAAGCTGCAAGAATTCCCTCAAAATGCGGAACTTCAGGGCAGAAACAGCATGGTTTCCACCTGTCTTCCCTATGCTGTCAATGCCTTCATCAGGATCCCGCCGATAAACTGGGACATCTTTGGACTTGCAGAAGTTCTCTATGCTGTCATCTAATGCAACAACCAAGTAATTTGTGATTCCAACTCTTTTGATATTAGTAAACCACATCTCAAGCGTCTGTTTCACGTTAGAGTTTGCCACTGCAACGATGATTTCTTTCTTTACAGCAACCTGTTGCAATATCTTGGCCAGTCTGGGATTGGTGGATTCATCAGGCATGACTGTTGGATTTGTTCTAAGAGCCTTCACGGTACCAAAAGGACCAGCACTGTACAAAGCCTGGTTTTTTCCTTGCCCAGCCATTTGAAGCTTC is a window encoding:
- the LOC123044388 gene encoding arabinosyltransferase RRA2 isoform X1 produces the protein MAGRREPPLMRTGLGSGQPPSRGSRIAAAVAVGVTLGCVCAFLYPDGLISRSTDSALHWRRRADSVTCETSEEVTNLQSQLASLERKNADFRKQINELSVKLQMAGQGKNQALYSAGPFGTVKALRTNPTVMPDESTNPRLAKILQQVAVKKEIIVAVANSNVKQTLEMWFTNIKRVGITNYLVVALDDSIENFCKSKDVPVYRRDPDEGIDSIGKTGGNHAVSALKFRILREFLQLGYSVLLSDIDIMFFQNPFDHLYRDSDIESMSDGHDNMTAYGFNDVFDEPSMGWARYAHTMRIWVFNSGFFFIRPTIPSIELLDRVAGRLSREPKSWDQAVFNEELFFPSHPGYVGLHASKRTMDIYLFMNSKVLFKTVRKSAQLRKLKPVIVHLNYHPDKEARMKAVIEFYVHGKQNALDHFPDGSE
- the LOC123044388 gene encoding arabinosyltransferase RRA3 isoform X2, with translation MKADSVTCETSEEVTNLQSQLASLERKNADFRKQINELSVKLQMAGQGKNQALYSAGPFGTVKALRTNPTVMPDESTNPRLAKILQQVAVKKEIIVAVANSNVKQTLEMWFTNIKRVGITNYLVVALDDSIENFCKSKDVPVYRRDPDEGIDSIGKTGGNHAVSALKFRILREFLQLGYSVLLSDIDIMFFQNPFDHLYRDSDIESMSDGHDNMTAYGFNDVFDEPSMGWARYAHTMRIWVFNSGFFFIRPTIPSIELLDRVAGRLSREPKSWDQAVFNEELFFPSHPGYVGLHASKRTMDIYLFMNSKVLFKTVRKSAQLRKLKPVIVHLNYHPDKEARMKAVIEFYVHGKQNALDHFPDGSE